One region of Streptomyces rishiriensis genomic DNA includes:
- a CDS encoding TetR/AcrR family transcriptional regulator, which yields MSTERRAPLDRKRVADTALRLLDEAGLDGLTLRAIARELDVKAPALYWHFKDKQALLDEMATEMYRRMVAGTALDPADSWQDRLRKANHGLRAALLAYRDGAKVFSGSRFTGADHAVQMEETLRLFMAAGFTFADAVRASSTAYSYTIGFVTEEQGVHPRPGERREGFDVAERARMLADYPLSAKAGAEIFADYDRQFGEGLEIVVAGITARYGVR from the coding sequence GTGAGTACCGAACGACGTGCCCCCCTCGACCGCAAGCGGGTCGCGGACACCGCGCTCAGGCTGCTCGACGAGGCGGGTCTCGACGGGCTGACCCTGCGTGCCATCGCCCGGGAGCTGGACGTGAAGGCGCCCGCCCTGTACTGGCACTTCAAGGACAAACAGGCCCTGCTGGACGAGATGGCGACCGAGATGTACCGGCGGATGGTCGCGGGGACGGCGCTCGACCCCGCCGACTCGTGGCAGGACCGGCTCCGCAAGGCCAACCACGGGCTGCGCGCGGCGCTGCTCGCCTACCGCGACGGCGCCAAGGTCTTCAGCGGCTCCCGCTTCACCGGCGCCGACCACGCCGTGCAGATGGAGGAGACCCTGCGCCTGTTCATGGCCGCCGGCTTCACCTTCGCCGACGCCGTGCGCGCCTCGTCGACCGCGTACTCGTACACCATCGGGTTCGTCACCGAGGAGCAGGGCGTGCACCCGCGGCCGGGCGAGCGGCGCGAGGGATTCGACGTGGCGGAACGCGCACGGATGCTCGCCGACTACCCGCTGTCGGCGAAGGCGGGCGCCGAGATCTTCGCGGACTACGACCGGCAGTTCGGCGAAGGGCTGGAGATCGTCGTGGCGGGCATCACCGCGCGGTACGGGGTGCGGTAG
- a CDS encoding glycosyltransferase family 2 protein, protein MPDISSRVQESRLPRQRGGAALVSYVLPVFDEQDGIRRFHEELVAALRERPEYSFELVYVDDGSADGTSLILEDIAKNDRRVRVVDFARNFGHQMAITAGIDEARGDAVIVMDTDLQDPPKVSLQLIDAWREGAEIVHARRRSRQDTLFKRATAHAYYRLLRSSTEVDIPLDTGDFRLMDRRAADELRLFRERSRFVRGMVASMGFRQSEVHFDRDERFAGETKYPLRKMARLAIDGLTGFSTAPLRMITRLGFVVLALSLVGICYALGMKVLRPEITVSGWTMLMVVVLFMGGVQMLSLGVLGSYVGRTYNEVQGRPLYTVRQIISHDSQARADGTGDDH, encoded by the coding sequence ATGCCTGACATATCCAGCCGGGTGCAGGAGTCCCGCTTGCCCCGTCAGCGGGGTGGCGCCGCACTCGTCTCTTATGTATTGCCCGTCTTCGACGAACAGGACGGGATCCGCCGCTTTCACGAGGAGCTCGTGGCGGCACTGCGCGAACGCCCCGAATACAGCTTCGAGCTGGTGTATGTCGACGACGGCTCCGCCGACGGCACTTCGCTCATCCTGGAAGACATCGCGAAGAACGACCGGCGCGTCCGGGTCGTCGACTTCGCGCGCAACTTCGGCCACCAGATGGCCATCACGGCCGGTATCGACGAGGCGCGCGGCGATGCCGTGATCGTCATGGACACCGACCTCCAGGACCCGCCGAAGGTCAGCCTCCAGCTGATCGACGCCTGGCGGGAGGGCGCGGAGATCGTGCACGCCCGCCGACGCAGCCGTCAGGACACGCTCTTCAAGCGGGCCACCGCGCACGCCTACTACCGCCTGCTGCGGTCCTCCACCGAGGTGGACATCCCGCTGGACACCGGCGACTTCCGGCTCATGGACCGGCGCGCCGCCGACGAACTGCGGCTCTTCCGTGAGCGCAGCCGGTTCGTGCGCGGCATGGTCGCCTCGATGGGCTTCCGGCAGAGCGAGGTGCACTTCGACCGCGACGAGCGGTTCGCCGGCGAGACCAAGTACCCGCTGCGCAAGATGGCGCGCCTCGCCATCGACGGCCTGACCGGCTTCTCCACCGCACCCCTGCGGATGATCACCAGGCTGGGTTTCGTGGTGCTCGCGCTCTCCCTCGTCGGCATCTGCTACGCGCTCGGCATGAAGGTGCTGCGGCCCGAGATCACGGTCTCCGGCTGGACGATGCTCATGGTCGTCGTGCTCTTCATGGGCGGTGTGCAGATGCTGTCGCTCGGCGTCCTGGGCAGTTATGTCGGCCGTACCTACAACGAGGTGCAGGGGCGGCCCCTGTACACCGTGCGGCAGATCATCTCGCACGACTCGCAGGCCCGCGCTGACGGCACCGGCGATGACCACTGA
- a CDS encoding GtrA family protein, giving the protein MTTEDTVRTGPRTHTGSPPGGGSPPGDTPPGSGARARDLRQLITYALVGGSGVLLDLGAFLLFYNVAGLHEQVANVLSTSLGITNNFVLNALFTFGKRDRLLLRYLRFYAVGLTGIALTFVLLAVFSRGLGVDPNLVKAGSLPLVLAFQFALNRKWSFA; this is encoded by the coding sequence ATGACCACTGAGGACACGGTACGGACCGGCCCCCGTACGCACACCGGCTCCCCGCCGGGCGGTGGCAGTCCGCCGGGCGACACCCCACCGGGCTCCGGCGCGCGTGCCCGCGACCTTCGGCAGCTCATCACCTACGCGCTGGTCGGCGGCAGCGGTGTCCTCCTCGACCTGGGCGCGTTCCTGCTGTTCTACAACGTGGCCGGGCTGCACGAGCAGGTGGCCAACGTGCTCTCCACCAGCCTCGGCATCACCAACAACTTCGTCCTGAACGCCCTGTTCACGTTCGGCAAGCGGGACCGTCTGCTGCTGCGCTACCTGCGCTTCTACGCCGTCGGCCTGACCGGTATCGCCCTGACGTTCGTCCTGCTCGCGGTGTTCTCCCGGGGACTCGGCGTCGATCCGAACCTGGTGAAGGCCGGCTCGCTGCCGTTGGTGCTGGCCTTCCAGTTCGCGCTCAACAGAAAGTGGAGTTTCGCATGA
- a CDS encoding NAD(P)/FAD-dependent oxidoreductase, producing the protein MNLGVIGAGATGLTAAYDAVKQGHAVTVLEAADELGGLAASIPVGGVPLERYYHHIFRSDRQMIELIEELDLGGDLRFHRTTTGVFRGGRTHPFSTPLEMLTSPLYGLPAGVRFGLSSAWLKVVRDGERFTDRTALSWLNKWAGRRATEAVWEPLLRGKFGERADQVSMAWLWARVHCRTFELGYLDGGFERVYTRLADRIAERGGKVEFGRRMETIRQDGGGQVTVRTADGASYAFDHLIVTTPQPAFAKAADAPADDAVWRNQYLGATCFVLELDRSAIPYYWLNINEPDFPFLAVVEHTQMIDPARYGGRHILYVGNYVERDDWRFTTEPVELLERFLPWLQRINPEFDRSWIQDWHFSRAPFAQPVVTPEYKALIPGHETRLSGVTLATMAQIYPQDRGQSYSVELGHKAARIAGVA; encoded by the coding sequence ATGAATCTCGGCGTCATCGGCGCGGGAGCGACCGGCCTCACCGCCGCGTACGACGCGGTCAAGCAGGGCCACGCGGTCACCGTCCTGGAGGCCGCCGACGAACTCGGCGGGCTCGCCGCGTCGATCCCCGTCGGGGGAGTGCCGCTGGAGCGCTACTACCACCACATCTTCCGCAGCGACCGCCAGATGATCGAGCTCATCGAGGAGCTGGACCTGGGCGGCGACCTGCGCTTCCACAGGACCACCACCGGTGTGTTCCGGGGCGGGCGGACACACCCCTTCAGCACCCCCCTGGAGATGCTGACCTCCCCGCTGTACGGCCTGCCCGCCGGTGTCCGTTTCGGACTGTCGTCGGCATGGCTGAAGGTCGTGCGCGACGGGGAGCGGTTCACCGACCGTACCGCCCTGAGCTGGCTCAACAAGTGGGCCGGGCGGCGTGCCACCGAGGCCGTCTGGGAGCCGCTGCTGCGGGGCAAGTTCGGCGAGCGCGCCGACCAGGTGTCGATGGCCTGGCTGTGGGCGCGGGTCCACTGCCGCACCTTCGAACTCGGCTATCTGGACGGCGGGTTCGAGCGGGTGTACACGAGGCTCGCCGACCGGATCGCGGAGCGCGGCGGCAAGGTCGAGTTCGGCAGACGGATGGAGACGATACGTCAGGACGGCGGCGGCCAGGTCACCGTGCGGACCGCCGACGGCGCCTCGTACGCCTTCGACCACCTGATCGTCACCACTCCGCAGCCCGCTTTCGCCAAGGCCGCCGACGCGCCGGCCGACGACGCCGTCTGGCGCAACCAGTACCTGGGCGCGACCTGCTTCGTCCTGGAGCTGGACCGCAGCGCCATCCCGTACTACTGGCTCAACATCAACGAACCCGACTTCCCCTTCCTGGCGGTCGTCGAGCACACGCAGATGATCGACCCGGCCCGGTACGGTGGCCGTCACATCCTCTACGTGGGCAACTACGTCGAACGGGACGACTGGCGCTTCACCACCGAGCCGGTCGAGCTGCTGGAGCGCTTCCTGCCGTGGCTCCAGCGGATCAACCCGGAGTTCGACCGCTCCTGGATCCAGGACTGGCACTTCTCGCGGGCGCCCTTCGCCCAGCCCGTGGTCACACCCGAGTACAAGGCGCTGATCCCCGGCCACGAGACCCGTCTCAGCGGGGTGACGCTCGCGACGATGGCGCAGATCTACCCGCAGGACCGGGGGCAGAGCTACTCGGTCGAGCTGGGCCACAAGGCGGCCCGCATCGCGGGCGTCGCCTGA
- a CDS encoding glycosyltransferase family 2 protein, with translation MANTPTLSVVVPCYHIESYLPETVTSLVNNARDDFEFIFVEDASTKDRTYAALLALTERLGNSRVIRRERNGGLATARNTGIDVAEGRYLTFLDGDDWLAPGYLARLVDVIERFDVDFVRTDHVQVTGVERAVHRAPEGRRHTPLDPRTSILPVDDTTMVDYPYAWAGVYHRRLLDRGMLRFHDGLRTAEDRPWIWDLHRRAESYVVAGLHGVFYRRGVASSLTQIGDVRQLDFFRSFDLVLAELADDPEADRLRGKALRDFCVVIAHQLIDRRRFERGVAAKLRRLAAEALGAMSEEELGEAVVGMGEERVQVLRRVRGGMKGVAA, from the coding sequence GTGGCCAACACACCGACCCTGTCCGTCGTCGTCCCCTGCTACCACATCGAGTCGTATCTGCCCGAGACCGTGACCAGTCTGGTCAACAATGCGCGGGACGACTTCGAGTTCATCTTCGTCGAGGACGCGTCCACCAAGGACAGGACCTACGCAGCGCTCCTCGCCCTGACGGAGCGGCTCGGCAACAGCCGGGTGATCCGGCGCGAGCGGAACGGCGGACTGGCGACCGCGCGCAACACCGGAATCGACGTCGCGGAAGGCCGCTACCTCACCTTCCTCGACGGTGACGACTGGCTGGCGCCGGGCTATCTGGCCCGGCTGGTGGACGTCATCGAGCGGTTCGACGTCGACTTCGTACGCACCGACCACGTACAGGTCACCGGTGTCGAGCGGGCCGTTCACCGGGCGCCCGAGGGCCGCCGCCACACCCCGCTAGACCCGCGCACCTCGATCCTCCCCGTCGACGACACCACGATGGTCGACTACCCGTACGCCTGGGCCGGCGTCTACCACCGCCGTCTCCTCGACCGGGGCATGCTCCGCTTCCACGACGGGCTGCGCACCGCCGAGGACCGGCCGTGGATCTGGGACCTGCACCGCAGGGCGGAGTCGTACGTGGTCGCCGGCCTGCACGGGGTCTTCTACCGCCGGGGCGTCGCCAGTTCGCTCACCCAGATCGGCGACGTGCGCCAACTGGACTTCTTCCGCTCCTTCGACCTCGTCCTCGCCGAGCTCGCCGACGATCCCGAGGCGGACCGGCTGCGCGGGAAGGCGCTGCGCGACTTCTGCGTCGTCATCGCGCACCAGCTGATCGACCGCCGCCGGTTCGAGCGCGGTGTGGCCGCGAAGCTGAGGCGACTGGCCGCCGAGGCGCTGGGCGCGATGAGCGAGGAGGAACTGGGCGAGGCGGTGGTGGGAATGGGCGAGGAACGTGTACAGGTGCTGCGCCGGGTGCGCGGCGGTATGAAGGGTGTGGCGGCGTGA
- a CDS encoding polysialyltransferase family glycosyltransferase encodes MIQMFCSATQYAAATVTAAIRAGRFGPREGVRRILVVSNTAAVPEVGTPLDRMAGFEKLRPEFDQVYSWNEFIAPHHPAGWSPRAQDARLWEKAVRLAWDLGDELVEIACESIQANPSRAIADIFADSPIHVYADGLMSYGPTRNRIPHGMSSRITRVLHLDLVPGLRPMLLSEYGVRPEAVPREAMVDVLAQIGESGAGLLAERLPAEHPATAVLLGQYLSAIDLITQDEEEGLHVRMLRAAARAGHQDVLFKPHPSAPAVYSESLEAAAGELGVRLTVLNEPILAETVFAFLKPKLVIGCFSTALMTAAAFYGIPVARVGTELLLDRITPYENSNRVPLTIIDVALPDAEHAAIGSPLGLEGAAEKLTPLIRAVGYCMQSRKYHSLREETVTWLAANIAEPSPYRRYFKRRRLTSLRLPGGNPLRAEALRRHPTVRLAVRRIRSTTRQR; translated from the coding sequence GTGATCCAGATGTTCTGCTCGGCCACCCAGTACGCGGCCGCGACCGTCACCGCGGCGATCCGCGCCGGTCGGTTCGGCCCGCGCGAGGGCGTCCGCCGCATCCTCGTCGTCAGCAACACCGCGGCCGTGCCGGAGGTCGGCACCCCGCTGGACCGCATGGCCGGCTTCGAGAAGCTGCGCCCCGAGTTCGACCAGGTGTACTCCTGGAACGAGTTCATCGCCCCGCACCACCCGGCCGGCTGGTCGCCGCGCGCCCAGGACGCCCGGCTCTGGGAGAAGGCCGTACGCCTCGCCTGGGACCTGGGCGACGAACTCGTCGAGATCGCCTGCGAGTCCATCCAGGCGAACCCCTCGCGCGCGATCGCCGACATCTTCGCGGACAGCCCGATCCACGTCTACGCGGACGGCCTGATGAGCTACGGACCGACCCGCAACCGCATCCCGCACGGCATGAGCAGCCGCATCACCCGCGTGCTCCACCTCGACCTGGTCCCCGGCCTGCGGCCGATGCTCCTGTCCGAGTACGGCGTCCGGCCCGAGGCCGTGCCCCGGGAGGCGATGGTCGACGTCCTCGCGCAGATCGGCGAGTCCGGCGCGGGCCTTCTTGCCGAGCGGCTCCCGGCCGAGCACCCGGCCACCGCCGTACTCCTCGGTCAGTACCTCTCCGCGATCGACCTGATCACCCAGGACGAGGAGGAGGGGCTGCACGTCCGCATGCTGCGTGCCGCCGCCCGCGCGGGTCACCAGGACGTGCTGTTCAAGCCGCACCCGAGCGCGCCCGCCGTGTACAGCGAGTCCCTGGAGGCGGCCGCCGGGGAACTCGGCGTGCGGCTCACCGTGCTGAACGAACCGATCCTCGCCGAGACGGTCTTCGCCTTCCTGAAGCCGAAGCTCGTCATCGGCTGCTTCTCCACGGCCCTGATGACCGCCGCCGCCTTCTACGGCATTCCCGTCGCCCGGGTCGGCACGGAACTGCTCCTGGACCGCATCACGCCGTACGAGAACAGCAACCGCGTCCCGCTCACCATCATCGACGTGGCGCTGCCCGACGCGGAGCACGCGGCGATCGGCTCCCCGCTCGGACTCGAGGGGGCTGCCGAGAAGCTGACGCCGCTGATCCGGGCCGTGGGCTACTGCATGCAGTCCCGCAAGTACCACAGCCTGCGCGAGGAGACGGTCACCTGGCTCGCCGCGAACATCGCGGAACCGTCCCCGTACCGCCGCTACTTCAAGCGCCGCCGTCTCACGAGCCTCCGCCTCCCCGGCGGCAACCCGCTCCGCGCCGAGGCGCTGCGCCGCCACCCGACGGTCCGCCTGGCCGTACGCCGGATCCGGTCGACGACGCGTCAGCGGTGA
- a CDS encoding acyltransferase family protein has protein sequence MSAADQAAAPAPTPALRPDLLIPDRAPVRPRAESRLRALDGLRLLAALMVCFYHYAGKNGEVAQSWHQSPGEKFPTLSQFATYGSLGVQFFFLISGFVICMSSWGRSTGDFFRSRVARLYPAYWAAIVLVTAAGLILPVVTSPLRPDEILTNLTMLQQPMGVPRVLGVDWTLWVEVRFYALFALFVVWRGVTYRRVVVFCCLWTLAGVLARVADDPLTDELVMRDHAPYFIGGLAFYLIHRFGNDLLLWGIVGFSFLLGQRYSVTALWHPGPQGQFHRSPYVIQLIVLVAFVAVAAVALGWTGRANWRWLTVAGALTYPFYLIHEHLGWFFIRVLYRGFGLNAWLTFGTTVLSMLGIAWLLHRLVEKPIGPRLKRALAARRA, from the coding sequence ATGAGCGCGGCTGACCAGGCGGCGGCACCGGCCCCGACCCCAGCACTCCGGCCGGACCTGCTCATCCCCGACCGGGCCCCGGTCCGGCCCCGCGCGGAGAGCCGGCTGCGTGCCCTGGACGGGCTGCGGCTGCTGGCGGCCCTGATGGTCTGCTTCTACCACTACGCCGGCAAGAACGGCGAGGTCGCGCAGTCCTGGCACCAGTCACCCGGCGAGAAGTTCCCGACGCTGTCGCAGTTCGCCACCTACGGCAGCCTGGGGGTGCAGTTCTTCTTCCTGATCAGCGGGTTCGTGATCTGTATGAGCAGTTGGGGCCGGAGCACGGGGGACTTCTTCCGCTCCCGGGTCGCGCGTCTTTATCCGGCGTACTGGGCGGCGATCGTCCTGGTCACCGCCGCCGGTCTGATCCTGCCGGTGGTGACCTCACCGCTGCGTCCGGACGAGATCCTCACCAACCTCACCATGCTCCAGCAGCCGATGGGCGTGCCCAGGGTGCTGGGAGTGGACTGGACGCTCTGGGTGGAGGTGCGCTTCTACGCCCTGTTCGCGCTGTTCGTGGTCTGGCGGGGCGTCACCTACCGCAGGGTGGTGGTGTTCTGCTGTCTGTGGACGCTGGCCGGCGTCCTCGCCCGGGTCGCCGACGACCCGCTGACCGACGAGCTGGTGATGCGGGACCACGCCCCGTACTTCATCGGCGGTCTGGCCTTCTACCTGATCCACCGCTTCGGCAACGACCTGCTGCTGTGGGGCATCGTCGGCTTCAGTTTCCTGCTCGGCCAGCGCTACTCGGTCACGGCCCTGTGGCACCCCGGGCCGCAGGGCCAGTTCCACCGCAGCCCGTACGTCATCCAGCTGATCGTCCTGGTCGCCTTCGTCGCCGTCGCCGCGGTGGCCCTGGGCTGGACGGGCCGGGCGAACTGGCGCTGGCTCACGGTGGCCGGGGCGCTGACGTACCCCTTCTACCTGATCCACGAGCACCTGGGCTGGTTCTTCATCCGGGTGCTGTACCGCGGCTTCGGCCTGAACGCGTGGCTGACGTTCGGCACGACGGTGCTGTCCATGCTCGGGATCGCCTGGCTGCTCCACCGCCTCGTGGAGAAGCCGATCGGGCCGCGGCTGAAGCGTGCGCTCGCCGCGCGGCGGGCCTGA
- a CDS encoding alpha-2,8-polysialyltransferase family protein: protein MPRTTRVFCVSTPYGAATLAAALDSGLFEPTDRRLLLVTNNAVNPEITPPVDAMPGFTRIRERFDEVLSWNETIAPFHPGGWGPRGDDIPMWERYVRLLWDLGDDEVHLAVESIQANPALALCQLFTGAPVDVYADGLMSYGPTRDKIDPLVGTRVGRLLHLDLVPGLTPLLLTEFGVPPVLVPSEAFLEVLRELAEDEDDLPAAPLERPALLLGQYLSALGLLGDAEEEELHLGMVRGAVALGHRRLVFKPHPTAPARWTRLLEDEAKEQGAELTLLDPPLLAEVAYQRLRPALVVGCSSTALLTAAGLYGLPVARAGTDTVLAGLAPYQNGNRVPLTIVDVLLPDLADRSAVETWAMPSAERVDELAALLKAVGFAMQPKIYPGLLEEAERYLSTHLDPHTWRYFTRRRLAALALPGAVPDRLAFIPRNATVRRLARRARALKRAGGKR from the coding sequence ATGCCTCGCACCACCCGTGTCTTCTGCGTCTCGACCCCGTACGGCGCCGCGACCCTGGCCGCGGCCCTCGACTCCGGGCTCTTCGAACCGACCGACCGCCGGCTGCTGCTCGTCACCAACAACGCGGTCAATCCCGAGATCACGCCGCCCGTCGACGCCATGCCGGGCTTCACCCGCATCCGGGAGCGCTTCGACGAGGTGCTGTCCTGGAACGAGACCATCGCGCCCTTCCACCCCGGCGGCTGGGGCCCCCGCGGGGACGACATCCCGATGTGGGAGCGGTACGTACGGCTGCTGTGGGACCTCGGCGACGACGAGGTCCACCTGGCCGTGGAGTCCATCCAGGCGAACCCGGCGCTGGCGCTGTGCCAGTTGTTCACCGGCGCGCCCGTCGACGTCTACGCCGACGGTCTGATGAGCTACGGCCCCACGCGCGACAAGATCGACCCGCTGGTCGGCACCCGGGTCGGCCGGCTGCTGCACCTGGATCTGGTGCCGGGTCTCACCCCTCTCCTGCTCACCGAGTTCGGCGTGCCCCCGGTCCTGGTCCCGTCCGAGGCGTTCCTCGAGGTGCTGCGGGAACTGGCCGAGGACGAGGACGACCTGCCCGCCGCACCCTTGGAGCGGCCGGCGCTGCTGCTGGGGCAGTACCTGTCGGCGCTGGGCCTCCTCGGCGACGCCGAGGAGGAGGAACTGCACCTGGGCATGGTGCGCGGCGCCGTGGCGCTCGGGCACCGCAGGCTCGTCTTCAAGCCCCACCCCACGGCACCCGCCCGCTGGACGCGGCTGCTGGAGGACGAGGCGAAGGAACAGGGCGCCGAACTCACCCTGCTCGACCCGCCCCTCCTCGCGGAGGTGGCCTACCAGCGGCTGCGGCCGGCCCTCGTCGTCGGCTGTTCCTCCACCGCGCTGCTCACCGCCGCCGGTCTCTACGGCCTCCCGGTCGCCCGGGCCGGCACCGACACCGTGCTGGCCGGGCTCGCGCCGTACCAGAACGGCAACCGGGTGCCGCTCACCATCGTCGACGTGCTGCTGCCGGACCTCGCGGACCGGTCGGCGGTGGAGACCTGGGCCATGCCGTCGGCGGAGCGGGTGGACGAACTGGCCGCGCTCCTCAAGGCCGTCGGCTTCGCCATGCAGCCCAAGATCTACCCGGGGCTGCTGGAGGAGGCGGAGCGCTATCTCTCCACGCATCTCGACCCGCACACCTGGCGCTACTTCACACGCCGGCGGCTGGCGGCGCTGGCCCTCCCCGGCGCCGTCCCGGACCGGCTCGCCTTCATCCCCCGCAACGCGACCGTCCGCCGCCTGGCGCGCCGGGCACGGGCCCTGAAGCGGGCGGGCGGCAAGCGGTAG
- a CDS encoding glycosyltransferase family 2 protein: MPKLSVIVPFYNVQQYAPDTLKSLRSNARDDFEFILVDDCSTDATSELLTRAERDLAGAVLVRHERNGGLATARNTGIDTARGDYLTFLDGDDWLAPGHFPRLLASIEELGCDFVRTDHVQCTGRARSIHRVPHGRRGTVLNPREAILPADRSTSVDYAYAWAGVYHRRLVDRGLLHFTDGLRTAEDRPWIWKLHREADTFAVVGLLGVHYRRGVASSLTQIGDVRQLDFIRAFDQVIEETARDPEGAQLLPKAVRTYCAVMAHHLGSIERFEPAVARKLRSLCAAALRRMPQDVLAEVMDSMDVQRASALRRVRRRPVAARTVAV; this comes from the coding sequence GTGCCCAAGCTTTCCGTGATCGTGCCGTTCTACAACGTTCAGCAATACGCGCCCGACACCCTTAAGAGCCTGCGTTCCAACGCACGCGACGACTTCGAGTTCATTCTGGTCGACGACTGCTCGACCGACGCGACCTCGGAACTCCTCACGCGCGCGGAGCGGGATCTGGCGGGCGCGGTGTTGGTCAGACACGAAAGGAACGGAGGGCTGGCCACCGCGAGAAACACCGGCATCGACACGGCGCGTGGCGACTACCTGACGTTCCTGGACGGCGACGACTGGCTGGCGCCGGGACACTTCCCCCGGCTCCTCGCCTCCATCGAGGAGCTGGGTTGCGACTTCGTCCGCACCGACCACGTGCAGTGCACCGGGCGGGCCCGGAGCATCCACCGCGTGCCGCACGGCCGGCGCGGGACGGTGCTGAACCCGCGGGAGGCGATCCTGCCCGCCGACCGGTCCACCTCGGTGGACTACGCCTACGCCTGGGCCGGCGTCTACCATCGCCGTCTCGTCGACCGCGGGCTGCTGCACTTCACCGACGGGCTGCGGACGGCCGAGGACCGGCCCTGGATCTGGAAGCTCCACCGGGAGGCGGACACCTTCGCGGTGGTGGGACTGCTGGGCGTCCACTACCGGCGCGGGGTGGCCTCTTCCCTCACGCAGATCGGTGACGTACGGCAGCTGGACTTCATCCGCGCGTTCGACCAGGTGATCGAGGAGACGGCACGGGACCCCGAGGGCGCGCAGCTGCTGCCCAAGGCGGTGCGCACGTACTGCGCGGTCATGGCACATCACCTCGGCTCGATCGAGAGGTTCGAACCCGCCGTGGCCCGGAAACTGCGCTCCCTGTGCGCCGCCGCCCTGAGGAGAATGCCGCAGGACGTGCTCGCGGAGGTCATGGACTCGATGGACGTACAGCGGGCGAGTGCGCTGCGGCGGGTACGGCGCAGGCCGGTGGCGGCACGGACGGTGGCCGTCTGA
- a CDS encoding DUF6716 putative glycosyltransferase: MPASTANPPRIAVLADSDTRWKWGALTATRIAPSMEAGSGNGAHVAPVLDGFLLRGRATPTPRQLAEVGVHADSLSEVTAPEFLRVMQRTPYDVLVLALVGGGVQAVLHGLKRIWEGRTERPVVVTGYVGVVYEKLADGLLLRHGADLVLANSRQDAERFRAVYEGVGADATSVTEVALPFLGGAPYTGGHDPRTVVFAAQPSVPDNRRDRTYLLDRLVRHARLHPEREVLLKLRSKPGEHTTHIEELPYQKLVQKLDPPPNFRLAYGNMGEVLDRTDLMVTVSSTAALESLHRRIPTVVLTDLGVREALGNHHFVGSGCLASWDQLDAGHRPAPDEEWVARQGVAAGGPEAGSYATAFDAARQRIVRLLGSPGGLPPLTPYYTPATAPGYLPGILARHHLGPDGSPLPGAPAADREPGPVRQIVRRAARGAYRHGVQRVAPVIRRMGEL; encoded by the coding sequence GTGCCAGCAAGTACTGCCAACCCCCCACGGATCGCCGTCCTCGCGGATTCCGACACCCGATGGAAATGGGGTGCGCTGACCGCGACGCGGATCGCGCCCTCCATGGAAGCCGGATCCGGGAACGGCGCGCACGTCGCCCCCGTCCTGGACGGTTTCCTGCTGCGTGGCCGGGCCACGCCCACCCCCCGCCAGCTGGCGGAGGTCGGCGTGCACGCCGACTCGCTGAGCGAGGTCACCGCCCCGGAGTTCCTGCGCGTCATGCAGCGGACGCCGTACGACGTCCTCGTCCTCGCCCTGGTCGGCGGCGGCGTCCAGGCGGTCCTGCACGGCCTGAAGCGGATCTGGGAGGGGCGGACCGAGCGTCCCGTCGTCGTCACCGGCTATGTCGGCGTCGTCTACGAGAAGCTCGCCGACGGCCTGCTGCTGCGGCACGGCGCCGACCTCGTCCTCGCCAACTCCCGCCAGGACGCGGAGCGTTTCCGCGCCGTGTACGAGGGAGTGGGCGCCGACGCCACGTCGGTGACCGAAGTGGCCCTGCCGTTCCTGGGCGGCGCCCCGTACACGGGTGGACACGACCCCCGCACGGTCGTCTTCGCCGCGCAGCCCTCCGTACCGGACAACCGCAGGGACCGTACGTACCTGCTCGACCGGCTGGTGAGGCACGCGCGTCTGCACCCGGAGCGGGAGGTGCTGCTGAAGCTCCGCTCCAAGCCGGGCGAGCACACCACCCACATCGAGGAGCTGCCCTACCAGAAGCTGGTGCAGAAGCTCGATCCGCCGCCCAACTTCCGCCTGGCGTACGGGAACATGGGCGAGGTCCTCGACCGCACCGACCTCATGGTCACGGTCAGTTCGACCGCCGCCCTGGAGTCCCTGCACCGCCGGATCCCCACGGTCGTCCTCACCGATCTCGGAGTGCGCGAGGCGCTCGGCAACCACCACTTCGTCGGTTCCGGCTGCCTCGCCTCCTGGGACCAGCTCGACGCCGGGCACCGGCCCGCCCCCGACGAGGAGTGGGTGGCCCGCCAGGGCGTCGCCGCCGGGGGGCCGGAGGCAGGCTCGTACGCGACGGCCTTCGACGCGGCGCGGCAGCGGATCGTCCGACTGCTCGGCAGCCCCGGCGGACTTCCGCCCCTCACCCCCTACTACACGCCCGCCACCGCGCCCGGCTATCTGCCCGGCATCCTCGCCCGCCACCACCTCGGCCCCGACGGCAGCCCGCTGCCCGGCGCGCCCGCCGCCGACCGGGAGCCGGGCCCGGTCCGGCAGATCGTGCGCCGGGCGGCGCGCGGCGCCTACCGGCACGGCGTGCAGCGGGTGGCCCCGGTCATCCGGCGGATGGGGGAGCTGTGA